The genome window ATGGATGTCATATTTATCAAGCCATTGATATAGAAGTAGGAGCAGGAACTTCTCATCCTCTTACTTGTTTAAAAGCTTTAGGTTCTGACCCTTTTTCTGCTATTTATGTACAACCATCAAGACGTCCTAATGATGGTAGATACGGCATGAAAAATAATAGACTACAACATTATTATCAATTACAAGTTATAATTAAACCATCACCTAAAAATTTTCAAGATTTATACATTAATTCATTGAAATTTTTAAAAATAGATTTAAATAAAAATGATCTACGTTTTATAGAAGATAATTGGGAAAATCCTACATTAGGTGCATGTGGAGTAGGTTGGGAGGTGTGGTTAAATGGTATGGAAATATCACAGTTCACTTATTTCCAACAGGTCGGTTGTATTAATTGTAAACCTATTACGGGTGAAATAACATACGGTTTGGAACGTATTGCTATGCATATTCAGAAAATTGAAAATATTTACAATATAATTTGGGATAGCAATAAATTTAATAAAATGACGTATGGTGAAATTTTTAAACGAAATGAATTTGAACATTCTATATATAATTTTGAGTATTCAAATATTAATTTTTTAATAAATATTTTTAATCAATATAAAAA of Candidatus Purcelliella pentastirinorum contains these proteins:
- the glyQ gene encoding glycine--tRNA ligase subunit alpha, translated to MNKNLKKTNFTFQKIIRLLQKYWSGYGCHIYQAIDIEVGAGTSHPLTCLKALGSDPFSAIYVQPSRRPNDGRYGMKNNRLQHYYQLQVIIKPSPKNFQDLYINSLKFLKIDLNKNDLRFIEDNWENPTLGACGVGWEVWLNGMEISQFTYFQQVGCINCKPITGEITYGLERIAMHIQKIENIYNIIWDSNKFNKMTYGEIFKRNEFEHSIYNFEYSNINFLINIFNQYKKEIDRLLKKKQLLIHPIYENILKIIHIFNLLDARNVISVIERQNHILCIRNLMKILTNRFYLEINK